The DNA sequence tgtagagatttactccGTTTGTATTAGTTATTATGGCAActaatacattaaataataaacattaaacagccagtcaaaacgacacacttgtgtccttcgcaatagctttagtggctcaccggaagtcataaacaAGAAAGCTCAAATATGGCGGCGCCCACATTTACAtcaagaaacaggtggatagTGACCATGTTTGccaacccccccaaaaaaaatattattattgataataataataataatataatagtaataatatgcATATGTTGTCCACTTctcagcaagcaattttgcgttTAAAAGACATCTAATAGCTGTCCACTGACACAGGCCTGACGCCTAGGCTTAGTCAAGACAAAACTTAAGATCTCAAGAAGGTTTAATAGATGCCTGataataaaccaaaaatatcctagtcaagtggatcaaaaaagttaatccAAGTTGCCCTAAAACAAAAACAGGTATTGTGTTTTAGAAAAACTATTAGTGGTTACTTTTTTGCACCAATGTCAGAGCAGGTGTCACTATTTCGATTGTATTAGTTTAATAGTTCATGTCCTCCACAGACCAGTACTTCTTAATAACTTTCCTTAATGAACAGACTGTTATTGTTAATTTGAGCATATGCCCCACTGTCAGGTGAACTGAGGTGACAGAATCAGAGGGAATGAGACAAAGATACCTGCAGTGTTGGGCTCTGCGGGCGAATTCTCCACTGTAGCATCACCTGGCTTGACCAAGATAACACCGTAACCCTGATTGTTGTGTATCACATTATTCACCATGGTGATTTTAGGCATGACGTCCAGCTCGTCTGCAAAATCCTGCCAAAGAAGAAGCAGTGGGGAGGTAAACATGCAGCGTGGCTATACAAATAAATGCGAATGCATGCTCGAACCCTTTTTGGCATATGCAGTACAAGGAAAAATGTGGGGAAGCGCTCCATGCACAAAACTGCATGAAAGCTTTGGGACGGTAGATAAAATCCAATTATTCCGCTAGAGCTAATTAGGAAGAAATCCCTTCGGAATGCCTCAACCTGAGTGTGCATTTGCGTGCATGTCACGCTTCAAAAATTTCATTTGGTCTGAGGTGAGATAATAACCAATATATAAATTTAACAAAGTTTAATCAACAAGTGTGTGATCGGGCCAGACCATCAAGTATCCCAAAATACACCCCACAAAAAAGATTTGCTTCTACTGCCAAGTGTTCATTGGCTTTTCTGAGATTTTCTCTGAACTGCGTGAGTGTACCGACCTCTGATGACACGGCTATCACCATCAAAGACGCCCCACAGTGCCCAGCGAAGTCCCATTCCCCTAACACACTTCCCTGAGGGGCTTCTAACCCCTGCTTTAATCCACTAGATCATTTGTACAACACTAAGACAGTTCTACAACCTCACGATGTTGGGTCTGGCAAGATACCTACAGTTACCTAGGCAACCATTAGCAGTTACCGCGAGGTAGACGGCCTAATCTATAGGCGTTTAGAAGAGCCACAGCTCATTCGTCTTCCTCACCTTAATCAGGATCCCCTCCTTGCAATGATGGATACCGTTGCCCACCAAACTGCATACGCTTCCAGGGTAGATCTCCACACCAGCTCCCTGAAGAAAGCACACAGCGACCATCAAAATGATAATGACGTCGGCCAATGATAAAGAGGCACTTTAGCAAATGGCTGATGGTAATTCAATCAAAAGAACGCTGCTGGCCAGTACTACTGCTGAGCCACGCAGTTAAGACACTACGTCACATGGCACATGTACTGTAATCACTACTGTACAGGCCAGATGATGGTGCAATAAATTACGCCGTTGACACAAAGTTTTAAAAGGAATTCTTAAGGGATGAATTCATGTGCAGCCATGTACGAATTAGTGAGGTTTACCTTCGAGCCATAAAGGTCACACATGTTCATGGTCAGCTGGGAGGCTGATCGTACGATCACACCTGTGGTCTCGCACTGCATCACACAATTTTCCATTTCCAGCTTGCCCTGACGAACACCTGACAAAAGACATAGGGTGAAAAATAGAAAGAGACAGGAAAAAACAAATGACAGGAAATATATAAGAGACGaggcttaaagggacagttcatccaaaaatttaaatttccccataatttactcaccctcaagccttCATCGATGTATACAAAAATCTctttttcagatgaacacaacgatatttaaaacttaaaaaaaataaaataacaagcTTCTAGTAATGACCCGTCGCATATGAACGCACGTTCACGAAAGACTGCGTTTCCAGCATATCACGTAGTGTACAATATGTAGCGTGTAGTGACGAATGCAGAACACAGAGAGCAAAATAAAACAGCAATCAAGAAATAGAAATCTAAAACGGgtatgtttgtaacaacaccACTATGTCTTGTACGCTACGTCCTACATCATATGTTAGAAACGCACTCTCTCATTAACAAGCGCCAttactggaagctagttatCTTAGTCAGTTTAGTCTTAAATatcgatatttttcttacagaATCGCATTGATTGCTGTAAATACGCCTTTATCAACCCCATGGAGCCATGTGGATCATTTCTGTGAAGAATGGATGCACgtttttttgggcttcaaatcagaagcaccatttactaccattataaagcttggaacagccaggaccgggtttcccaaaagcatcgcaAGGCTAAGTAGATGGTAAAAACGATTGCACGAAACATCTTAGAATTAtgggctgtttcccaaaagctttgtaacttaagtagcacttgaaaatcatcgtagatctacgagtgctctggagtaatcgttaatTCTTCttggtttatttgtttaaataacttaaatatataataatttaaataatttaaacttcaaatgagaaatcaaatttaaatgactaaacataaattaataaagaaggaaaacgtatttggtaaaattttggtaaaagttggtactagcaaattgatCAATTGTTCCTACCaattgctgctataattcatctacagtaaaaaaaattgattaaagaaaccaaataaatatttacagtacaatgcaataatccataataataaataaacatagataataaacaacaaataataataataataatcgaaactataatataaaacgcagaaggcatttcgcagtgggacaagtcctaactaaatacggaaaagaatatttcattatgcacaaattattcaaacatttaaaaagtcattgaacaataatgaaaaatattataaaaaatattagtgcacatcagctgaagatcattagcctaaacaagcttctgctataaattcgagtcattctattggtgacaagtagcacttaaaacccagctgcgagcgattgttatacgtgcatctttgggaaacacACGTAactgaacaacgaatgttcgttaagtaaCTTGTAGAAAGCGGTCTTAAGTGCCAAGTTCAATCATTATCGGGGAAACCCAgcccaggacattttctaatataacacCAATTGTGTTTTTCTGAAAAACATAATCATACACATCAAGGATGGCTTGAGGGGAAGTGAACCATGGAGTAATTTTTGTTTTGGGTAAATTATCATTCATACTCCTAGAATGTAGCTGTCTGTGTAAAGGCTTACTAATCAGTCCCAGACAGGATGCCGTCTAGGTGATAGGCAGCAAAGCAGCTAAACAAACACGACACAAACACCACAAATTTATTTTGCCTTTTGACTTATGTTGCCTTAGAGACCACATAAATGTCTGAACTAAAAGTGCCAGTCAGCCCTTTGGTGGATATATTGCATTCAAGAGGTGCAGTCCCTCAGGATTTATTAACTGAAGCCTGTTTTCAGAGAACGCAGTTGGTAAAGAGCAAACGGGGCCAAGCGATTCATCTGAAACTTACACAAGATGCCTTCAATGGCGTCGCGCTGGATAAACTTCAGATTTGAGAGTTTGACATTGGCTCCTGTTGACTCCACAAAAGCGTCACCCTTGTTACGCTTCTCGATCACCACGTCATCTGGCAGCCCGTATCCTAAGAAGACAAGAAAAATAGCTTTGCTTTTTTCTCCAAGTATGTATTGATGGCTTTTTGACACTTGtggtgtttttgttttaaatacaatGAAAGTGAATAGTGAACGTGAATGAATGTTCTTTTTGTGTTCTATTAGCCGAGAGATCACAAAGGAAGATGCTAGAGTTGCCATTCAcgtatgaaaaataaaaaattaatgttaacattttCCAAAATTACTCATGTTccatttataaaaagaaatgatacaggtttgtaaaaacatgatGGTAATTAAATGATGAACAAAGTGTCAtttctgggtgaactattcTCTTTAAGGGTATCTGACAGGTCCTTAACCCTGATGGATCACTGCCATTTATCACTGCACAAAACATTCAGCTAAGGACATCTCATTATAGTAAAACCTCTCCATAAAATACCCCATTCTCAATGGAAATGAGACAGTCTCTCGATCTGGACACATGGTTTTTAAATGACCATcaacaaacgtgtgaagtctatAGCGTCCAGAAGAGCCTATAGCCAAGCAGCATCTCAGTGTCAGATAATGGTGGCAGGTCAAAGACAGCGGCGGTTCAAAGCATCTGACTTTGACAGCCCAGCTTCATTACACAGCGTTCTGACAGATGATCCCGAAGCAGATTTTTTCCAAGAGTTTTCTAACAATGCCCAGATGAACTTCAGCACGCTGGTCAGCTCTCACAAACTCCTTTCAAATGCCAAGGGCTGAATATAGACCGATAAGGTCACGCCATCATTCCCACATCCACGTCTGCATGTAACGGTAGTGGAATCGTTCGAAGATCTCTTCGTAATTGACAGCGGTGGGATGCTCTAGACAGGAGGAAATCACAAACCAGCTTCTTCTACAAAACATGATCTTGAACGTCTCAATGACGTTCCCCTTTTCTAAAAAACAGCTCCTTCAAATAATGTTTGTGATAAAGCTGCAGCATGAGACAGAAGAACGTGCAACGTTCTTGCTAAAAATCAAAGACCTTAAGTGAACAAGCAGAGCTGGTTTATGGTAATTTGGCAACGGCCTAATTGAGTTGCTCTTCTTCTGCAGTAGAGCCAGCAGCCGCCTGTGTTGTTATCTCAATTTTCAGGGCTTCCCAGACGCTGCAGGAGGGCCAGACAAAGCACACAAAACCTCCCTATTTAAACAGCGTCCTCAAGgcctcttttccttttcctcattTGACTTCAATCGCTATCTGACTTTGCAGGTCGTCCATTTGCATAAAGAGACTTGACCCTGACCCCGCATTCTCACCGCTCGCATGCCCGCCAACAATATTCCTGCATTAATTTCTGGCCCCCATTATCGGGTGGCTGTTGCTGCGCCATCGAGCTCAATTACCTCGGCAGGCATCCTGATATCACGCACCGGTTGCTGCGTTCATTTAACTCACATCCAGGGAGCCATTTTGGCAAACAAAGCCCAGTGCCAGACTATTGACTTACTGTTATGAAGCATGCTGTACCACAAAGCTTTATTAAAGAGAAATGAATCATacataaaagtaattttctCCGAGTTTTAGATAGGACTGTGAAAATGAAGTACCTTGCAATCAGCCAGGTGAGAAAGGTGAATTCATGTAGAGCACTGCGGCATCACAATACAAAGCAAACGCATCCAATTGAAACCAATTTAAAGAGTTTTCAGGGGTGTCCGAGGTGACGACAGTTGATAAAGTGAGTTATGTGATTACCTTCCACCTCAATAGAGTCAACGATACTGATGGAGCTGGTGATGTTGTAGAGGCCTGGGCACACAATAACCACGTCCCCTTCATAGCACGCACTGACCGCGAGCACTGGGTCACTGTGAAACTTGAAATGAAAGAACATATCAGTCTCAAATCACCTTTATCctgaagaaaaataaaatgtgagcCTGTCTGTAAAAACTCagctaaaaagttttttttttactcatcCTACATAATGATCAACATGTGAAAATATactcccacaccttagttaacttcaaattcaaggaccttcaAGGACTTCCCAGatgcaataccctcaaattcaaggactaaatgtgggggcacatttcaagtgaaagcaaggttacatcgtgttaccttttaagatacattgttacagagttccctttcgagggaactcgcgctgcgtcactgcggtgacactttggagacgcctccaggggtaagtgcatctgaatgtgtatatcaaattcaatcaATGGCGAGgattaacgacaaagacagggtgatgcgggagcctggaagtatatcgctatctgaaatattgccaaagattgcgctacagggacgcaggaagaaTGGCaggggagacgcagcgtctcgttcccttctcagggaacaacagttacatacgtaacccgagacgttttcatgtgtcaaacacaactatgcaaaaaagcgaacagtttagcacatgtggttaaaaagtctaacatttttatgatattatcctactctacacagggaataatatggattttttacataaaataaaaaaaaaaatcaagcactttcaatgatctatatctatgcatgtatattttcaaaaacttcccagggccttgaattttttttctcagattcacaaactttcaaggatttcaaggacccatgggaaccttgatatctttaatacagACTTAGCAAAgtaatgtcaaagattgaaatcaagaAAAGTGAAATCAAACATGGATGCTCTCATAATGAGACCCAAGATAGATTTCAAATAATGAAAACTGTGAATTTCAAAATATTGAACAATTAGTCTGATTATTTCGATCGAATGTGTCTCAGTAGGTGTTATCAGAGCACACGTGCCTGCACAATCTTAACAAGTTCTTGAGGGATAAACTAGCTCACTGAACAAGAGAGATCAAACATGAGCCAGTGCatgaacaaaatattttaacaaaccTTTACTCATCCTGCATTATAATAGCAGCGTGACACATCAGCAATCATATCCTCCTCCCAACAGCTGCTTTCTGAACAAACCCCTCTTATTTCAAACCCGTCTAGCCCACTAAACAATCACCAAGAGCCTGGATACCCAGCCTTTCATCTTAATTTGAGAAAAAGATGGAAAAGCAAGTAGTCCTCCAGCGCACTTCAAGATTTTACTGCCAAAATTATTCACTCGGCCCTACTGGTCATAAAATTACACTAGCGCGAGTAAAATCGATGATTTGATTTTTTCTAAGAGCTCTGAGGCGGCCAGCACTGTCAGGCAGATATTAACCTTTAAGAGGTAAAACCCAGGAAATTAAAAGACAGCGGTCAGACGCAGAGCAGAGAGACAGAAAAAGGAAAGGGAGATTACTTTGAGGATTGTGCTCTACCTGCTTTTTTCCTAATGATCAGACAACCTCAATTCAGATCCAATTCTCTATATAGCCTAAATGACATTTTCCATCTCAAATATCATATTTTCCACCCAAATGCCTTGTCATTACTAAAAACAGCTTTCAGAGCACAAATGCATGATCACCCTGCCACAACCTCCAATTACAATGGTGGCACAAATGAAAACACCACCATTATTCTGCAAAGGTGACTTTAAGGTCTTCTGTCCAGCTGTGCAATAAAATGAGGAAGGTTTATACACATACCTGCACTTCGAACTCTTCACTAGAGTAGCAGGGCATCAATTTGTCAGTTATCAAGCTTTGGAGCTGATGAACTGTGGCCGAGGCAGATACAAGGTGGACCACACGGCCTCCGGCAGGACGCGGACCCTTCGCCCTACATGACTGCTGACCAGAGTTCACCTTGTATCCCAGAACATACCTGCAATGAACAAGCAGGTGCTGTGGGTCAGCAAACCACTGAACTAACAGATAACCCTTTCCACCTAGTGAAAAAGGCTTTCTCAGAACATCCAGAAACTGAACACTAGGAAAATTACGAAACGGTGCATATTGATCCCAAAGTTcgaaaaaaatcacatttatattGATCACATTACTTTGCTGATTAAATCGGAATCGAAGAACTGCGCCATACTGGGGCCATATGTGTGCATGATAGTTATCCATCACAAAAGGCAGTACTAACCTGAGCAGCGGGTTCTCAATAATACGCAGTTTGCGCTTAAGTGCTTCCAGCTGCTCATACATGCGCAGCCCTTCCACCATGGACACATTGTCTAGTTCTGATTCAGAGTCACTGTTCAGGCCACTTCTTAGACTGGAAAACTCCTGAAACTTTTCCAAGCACAAACCCAGCAGAGAATGATACTCAGCTACAAGACCGGCTGGAACGCGGTCCTCCAGAATATCATAGTATCTGTGGGAGAGACAGGAAAAGGGTGCGAGTTTTTGTAATTAGCTACACGAAACATAACCATAACTTGTTTTTTGTTAACCGACCTGACTGGGCCAGCATAACAACATTGGTGTGAACAATAGCATGCACACAAATACGCTGTTCGATAGGAAATTTGTAACAATGGTGCCATTAGACTATTTAATGTCTGACATCATTTCCACTGTTAAGTATGTGCCAAGAGTTTCAAAGTAAACATCCCAGACAGTAAACACAaggaaataaacattaaacagcttATTTATTTGCACTATACATTATTAGCAAAGTAATTTCCCATGCATTACTCAAGAAGCCATTTATGGTGTTGTCATGCAATAAACCATTCATTCGTTTGTTAACACTGCCACCTGGTGGTCAGAGCAATTCAGCCTACATGCAGAAGACACTTATAGCCTGAGACGAGGCTCCACACACCGAACAAAGTAATCGAAGTCATCATCCTCATCCTCTTCGTCCcactttctccagatatgcttATAGAAAAACCTGTTGGAATAGTGAGAGAGGATCAGAGAGGGACAAAGAAAGAGAGGGACAGAGGGATAGATAGCAAAACGGAAAGAGAGGGACAGAGAAAGGGAAGGACAGAGAGAGTCGGTCAGTGGGGGcgggtaaagcattgcattagcaaaacaaaggtcatgggttcgatctgTATGCTAATAACGAAATTATTGCACTGTAAGGGGATGTACTTTTTGGTTTAAAGCATCTGagaaatgcgtaaatgtaaatagAAGTGTAGGAAAGTGAGAATGACAAAAAACTTGCAAAACCAGTCAGTTCAGTACAGAGAGAAACCCCGTCAAAATCACAAACCAAGTTTCAGAAGAGCTTAGACTATGGATCTGCATGACACTTGGATGAGGGGTAAACCACCCTTACATATAAGGCTGTTATTCGTAAGCAAATACAAAGCATTTCATCTTTTAGGAATACACATCATTTTGAAAcataagtattatttttttctttaaaggcagggtgtttgatttttgaaaaacactaggaaagggagtcgggccaagtaccaaaactcacttgtagccaatcagcattaaaaggaatagtccattttcttaaaagaaaaatccagataatttactcaccaccatgtcatccaaaatgttgatgtctttctttgttcagtcaagaagaaattatgttttttgaggaaaacattgcaggatttttctaatttaaatggactttaatagagcccaacatttaatacttaactcaacagttaacagttttttcaacgaagtttcaaaggactataaacaatcccaaacgatgcataagggtctaatctagcgaaatgattgtcatttttgacaagaaaaatacaaaatatgtacttttaaaccacaacttttcgtctaggtccagtccagcgtgacctaacgtacTGTAAATGCGttgtgacgtagggaggtcacgtgttacatatataaaacgcaaatttgcggaccattttaaacaataaactgccacaaagacattaattagtatcagttgacatataacaatgtaggaacggtcctctttcaagacgcttgtaaacacggggcggagtttcgcgttcgtcctctgtgacctcttgacgtcatgacgtattgcgtggggtcagctggcgcatcacgaccggatctacatgacgagaagttgtgctttaaaagtgtatatttgttatttttattgtcaaaaatgacaatcgttttgctagataagacccttatgcctcatttgggattgtttatagtcctttgaaactccgttgaaaaaaattttaagtgttgagttaagtattaaatgttgggctctattaaagtccattaaaattagaaaaatcctgcaatgttttcctcaaaaaacataatttcttttcgactgaacaaagaaagacatcaacattttggatgacgtggtggtgagtaaattatctggatttttcttttaagaaaattgactaatcctttaagggacatgtctactaactgacatcgttgcctaggttgcatatgtgtggggcggatctatcaaaagaaggtccagattcttttggggtaggggcgtgttggtttaggtaatttcaaaaatcaacattgcctttcagagatcatgcaccccgcctttaagtgtaAAGTATATACTTTAGTTCAACTGTACAAAGTTAACTAACCTGAGGTGCTCCAGGGCCAAAGCAGTCTGATCAAATTCACCAGACTCATCGTAGACCACACAGAGTTCAAGAAGAGGCACTTTATGAAGCGTGGCCTCTAGCAAATCCTTCATGGACTCTTCAGTAAGCTCACAGCCTCTGGTTTCACACTGCATCGGTACTACCAGCTCCACCTTTGCCTTTAGCTCTTTACAGTCCACATCAACAACCTGCAACAGCAACACTCAGCTTTCAAAGTCTATTGTAGTTGCTCAAGCATTAACAGTCGATACCCAAACATatgttttaattgtatttaaatcACGCCTCAATCTACTTACCTCTACCACCACATCAAACACATCAGTGTGCCATATAGCCTGCCAATCACATGGCTCCACAATCTTCTCAAGATACTCGGCAGTGAAGGCCTCCACTTCAGATATTTTACAGTCACCTGTGAAACATTTCAACTACTTTTAATACACTTATACAGTCCTTTATAACCCCTGTGTTTGAAATGTTTGAACTGTTACCAAGCATGTAGTCCTGATATGCTTTGAATCTCTCGTAGTACAGAAGGTGATCTGTCTGGAAGGTGTCCGGCAGTTCTCCGTTTCCTGGCCTCTCTGCTCGCCTTAGATGTGTGCAGGTTCCCTCATCGATGTTTAGATAATGGGTACCGCtgtcgtcatcatcatcatcatcgtcatcTTCTGTTTGAAATAACTCTGAAAATaattaaagaaagaaagaaagaagaaatcTGGAAGTTAAGTAACAATTGGAATATATTGTCACAATCTACTTCCTGAACAACAGTCAGCAATGTTCCACAGTTAAATCCTAGTTAATGACATAGCTAGTCTTgatgaaaaaataatacaaattctGATGGTTTTTAAACAATACCATTATGCACTTATGAGCTATTTAccatgaaaaaaatcctttagTGTGTTTGGGTCTTATTCAAGTAGGatttaataatgttttattgGTTCCCATCCACCCACCCACCCCAAGCAGTAGCTACCCATATAGTTTCCATTAATCCCATCTAACTAACTCCCATTGATAATGATAAAAACCATCAAAACTTCTGTGatggtttttattattttcagacGAGAGCAACCTTGATCAATAAGGAAAATAATGTCAC is a window from the Misgurnus anguillicaudatus chromosome 21, ASM2758022v2, whole genome shotgun sequence genome containing:
- the shcbp1 gene encoding SHC SH2 domain-binding protein 1; translation: MSEEVACSKPEGEMREESENSVEIIIKLTSEDSVDDPESDHHDVDQRIDGNTESSCTEIGLLNPSRVSKELFQTEDDDDDDDDDSGTHYLNIDEGTCTHLRRAERPGNGELPDTFQTDHLLYYERFKAYQDYMLGDCKISEVEAFTAEYLEKIVEPCDWQAIWHTDVFDVVVEVVDVDCKELKAKVELVVPMQCETRGCELTEESMKDLLEATLHKVPLLELCVVYDESGEFDQTALALEHLRFFYKHIWRKWDEEDEDDDFDYFVRCVEPRLRRYYDILEDRVPAGLVAEYHSLLGLCLEKFQEFSSLRSGLNSDSESELDNVSMVEGLRMYEQLEALKRKLRIIENPLLRYVLGYKVNSGQQSCRAKGPRPAGGRVVHLVSASATVHQLQSLITDKLMPCYSSEEFEVQFHSDPVLAVSACYEGDVVIVCPGLYNITSSISIVDSIEVEGYGLPDDVVIEKRNKGDAFVESTGANVKLSNLKFIQRDAIEGILCVRQGKLEMENCVMQCETTGVIVRSASQLTMNMCDLYGSKGAGVEIYPGSVCSLVGNGIHHCKEGILIKDFADELDVMPKITMVNNVIHNNQGYGVILVKPGDATVENSPAEPNTADNPEGEERESEVARVKTDADNDDGDEMPSVELEEEGRTATHSRSIPPDFTEGNDAIKQELVATSAKKQSLHRSRMKALGGMQADENLLSQEMFISIHGNQFRHNGKGSFGTFLY